TTGGAGAGTTCATAAATTATCTCTGAAAGAACATCGTCTCCTGCCTTCTTTTCTTCAAGGAATTTATATTTATCAGGGTCAAAAAGACCGCCGTTATATCTTGGTATGTTCATATCTCTATTGAGTTTTTCATTGCTGCCGTTTATCAGATGAAAAAGGGCTGATAAATCATCATACAAAACTGTTTTGGCACTTATAAATTCTCCTTTCCCATGCCTAACCCTATCCTTTATCCTCTGGATGCCGTAATGCTTGTAGTAATTTGTTTGTGGGTTAGTTGGAAGGAGGTCTCTTGCCTCTGCATTAAGCACAAAGAGTATTCTATATAAAAGGATAAGGCTGTGATAGTATATTGATTCAAGGTCTTTTTCAGATAAACGGTTTTCCTCTCCGGACAGGAAGCCGTACCCAAGCCGTTCAACACAGTTAAAGACCTTTACTCTTAGGTCTTTTTCAACATCTTCCTGAAACTTAAGTGATTCGTCAAAAATATTGTCAAGGAGACATCTGCCGAAACTTTCCTTTATGAAGGCATTTGGGCTGAAAAGGAGATAGAAATATTTGAACTTCTGAAGGTCTTCAAGACATGCCTCAAGGTCTATCTCAAAAAATTTGCTTGACCGCCCCTCTTTGGAATAGAGCCTCCACTCCTTGCCATTGGTAAGGATTCCCCATTTTATATGTTCGGATTCGTTTAGATAATCCCTTATCTGCTGATGCGGATACCTGCCTTTAGTTGCCTTGCCCTTGCCTGATGACGGCTGGTCTAAATTATGATCCCACCGTTTTGATTCTGCAATTGAGATTGCAAGTTTGTATTTTTTATGCGGAGAGAGTTTGAAGGCATTGTCTGCACTTTCGGTGGTAGAGTAAAGAAAGTAATCAGGCACCTGTCTGCGCTCTGCTTCAGGTATTTTATCCTGATTAAGATAGCCAAAACCCAATTCATTAAAAACCTTATCAATAAACCGCCTTTCGGTGTTTGCCTCATTCCCTTTTCTCAAGCCTACAATATTTTTCGCGTATAATTCCTGAATGGTTTTGTATACTGGCAATACTTCCTCATCTTTATGCCAGATTTTTGCTCCAGCCTGCGGCAGACGTTCTAATAGATAATGGTTTGAAAAAATGCCTGATGTTATCCAGACATCTTCAAGCAAAGCAGTCTGAGGTTTTTTGTATGTGGTATCCATTTGTTCAGGCATATTTTATATTAAAACAACACTCTTTACAGCCGTTATTTCAGTGCTTGACAAAAGATAATGGGATTTATTTACCATTTTCCCTTACTTGAGCATCTCTTCAGGCTTTGCTCTTTTTCGTTTGTTATGCCTGTCCCTGCAAGTCTTAAGCAGGGAAATGATAAGTCAGTGGTCATCACGGTAATGGCAACAGATTTATTTACCATTTCCCCTAGCCTGATTATCCCTTATGTCCTATGGAAGTTTGTTTGGCATAAGATTTAGTTTATCTCGCTGCTTTATATTATGTTGCCAGAAAGTGAATTCACTTCCTGTTTATCAAACTCGCTGCGTAGCCTGCGCCGAAGCCGTTGTCTATGTTTACAACCGTTACACCAGAGGCGCATGAATTTAACATTGCAAGGAGTGTTGCTATTCCGCCAAGATTAGCGCCGTAGCCAACACTTGTCGGAACAGCAATAACAGGTTTTGATACAATCCCTGCAACAACTGAAGGGAGCGCCCCTTCCATGCCTGCAACTACGAGCAAGACATTCGCCTTGAACAGTTTTTCCTTCTTGTGCAAGAGCCTGTGGATGCCTGCAACACCAACATCATAAAGGGTTTCTACATCATTGCCCATAATCTCTGCTGTTACTCTAGCCTCTTCTGCAACAGGTATATCTGATGTGCCTGCACTTACAACCAGTATCTTACCAATACCATTTATCTTAATAGGATGGGATTTTATAACAACTGTTCTTGCAACATCATTATAAACAAATTTTGGAAATCTCTTTTTTAACACCTTTGCCTTATCTACACTAACCCTTGTTATAAGAATATTTTCCTTTTTTTCATATAGTCTTTCAGCAATGCCTATAATCTGTTTTGCGGTCTTGCCTTCCCCAAATATCACCTCAGGAAAGCCTTGTCTTAAAGACCTGTGGCTGTCAATAGTTGCAAAACCTATCTCTTCAAAAGGAAGTGTCTTTAGTTTTGTCATCACAGTTTCAATATCAAGGTTACCTTTTTGAAAATCTGACAAAAGTCTTTTTAGTTGATTGGTGTCCACAAGTGGAAAAGTTTAGCAGTATTTCGGGATAAATTCTATAGATTTATATAGATGATTGAAGGACAGGTGATGGCATTCCTATATAATAGCCTTGAACATAGTCAATATCCATACCGCTGACTGCTGTTAAAATCTCTTTATCTTCAACAAATTCTGCTATTGTCTTTATGCCAAGTTCTTTTGCAAGCGTAACCATGCTTAATACAATTGCTTTATCCATATGATTGTTAATCATGCCTTTTATAAATTCCCCATCTAGTTTTACATAGTCTATTGGAAATTTCTTTATATACTGAAATGATGAAAAACCTGAACCAAAATCATCTATCGCAAACTTAAACCCGTAAGATTTGAGGTCAAGGGCATATTTTTCAATAAGTTTTATATTTCTAACCGTACCTCTTTCTGTGATTTCAAACACGATTTTCCCAACATCAACACCATACATAGATGTCATGGCGCCAATCCTATATATAAAATCTTTTACTATCAATATCTTTGGGGAAAGATTTATAAAAATAATCCCCTGATAGTTTACCTCTCTTATTATCTTAAATGTCTTTTCCATAAGTATATAATCAAGTTCATTGATTACACCCATATTTTCAGCCATCTCAATAAATTCACCGGCATTCATTATGCCATTATTATTCAAAGGGATTCTCATGAGAAGTTCATTCGCCTCAATATTACCTGTTTCCAGATTCATTACAGGCTGGAAATATGGGATTACACTCTTCTCTGCAAGGGCACGGGTAATGATGATGGATTTCTCCCCGAGCCTTTTAAATATATCTGCCACATCATCTTGTCTTGGAACACCTATCCCATTTCTCCCCTGTGACTTTACCCTGTACATCATATTCTCTGCAATGGAAAACAGGGTGCTGCTATCCTTTGCATTATCAGGAAATACTGAAATACCTATTGAACTTGTTATATTTATCGTATTGCCATCAGGCGATGTTAAGGGAAATTTATCTAAAAAATCATTTATCCTCTCTGCCACACTATATGCCTGCTCTATATCAGCATTAGGCAGTATAACAACAAATTCATCGCCTCCGTATCGGGCAAATAAATCTTCACCCCTTAACATCTCCCTTATAAATCGGGTATATTCCTTAAGAATCTTATCGCCAAATGAATGACCATACACATCGTTAATACTTTTAAAATCATCTATGTCAATAACCATAAGAGAAAACTTATTGTTATGCCTGTTTGACCGTTCTGTTTCATAATGCAAGAGTTCCCAAAAAACCCTCTGATTATAAAGATGTGTCAGGGGATCCCTTGTGGCATAATATTTAAGTTCATTTGTATATT
This genomic interval from Deltaproteobacteria bacterium contains the following:
- the larB gene encoding nickel pincer cofactor biosynthesis protein LarB, which gives rise to MDTNQLKRLLSDFQKGNLDIETVMTKLKTLPFEEIGFATIDSHRSLRQGFPEVIFGEGKTAKQIIGIAERLYEKKENILITRVSVDKAKVLKKRFPKFVYNDVARTVVIKSHPIKINGIGKILVVSAGTSDIPVAEEARVTAEIMGNDVETLYDVGVAGIHRLLHKKEKLFKANVLLVVAGMEGALPSVVAGIVSKPVIAVPTSVGYGANLGGIATLLAMLNSCASGVTVVNIDNGFGAGYAASLINRK
- a CDS encoding bifunctional diguanylate cyclase/phosphodiesterase, whose protein sequence is MKKHNLKEIGNLPDKNISVDRDILESEVKLLERSIITSDVIRNWKGYIKHLLVEINKVVEVYNICSIFYMDDGKCDVEIFWLNTPSIAATNNLKKTILENIKGHFPSGNLENDSIRFTDNIVGNSVALKEVDENYFHFKTTSACLETDKICGTVGIGIHKDTSDNTIVGLVLESILITLLNVMVTVKAVDKYTNELKYYATRDPLTHLYNQRVFWELLHYETERSNRHNNKFSLMVIDIDDFKSINDVYGHSFGDKILKEYTRFIREMLRGEDLFARYGGDEFVVILPNADIEQAYSVAERINDFLDKFPLTSPDGNTINITSSIGISVFPDNAKDSSTLFSIAENMMYRVKSQGRNGIGVPRQDDVADIFKRLGEKSIIITRALAEKSVIPYFQPVMNLETGNIEANELLMRIPLNNNGIMNAGEFIEMAENMGVINELDYILMEKTFKIIREVNYQGIIFINLSPKILIVKDFIYRIGAMTSMYGVDVGKIVFEITERGTVRNIKLIEKYALDLKSYGFKFAIDDFGSGFSSFQYIKKFPIDYVKLDGEFIKGMINNHMDKAIVLSMVTLAKELGIKTIAEFVEDKEILTAVSGMDIDYVQGYYIGMPSPVLQSSI